A genome region from Leptospira langatensis includes the following:
- a CDS encoding LA_0442/LA_0875 N-terminal domain-containing protein — translation MAYRWLFIICLVCFTPNLFGSSLTLKNGKVLQGKVVNQTRTEVHLEVDGKVLTIPKTDIVELNLKDTPKLEPKKEPVKPKEEVKKEPEPETPTGPRWYNKPRWAYSLRSAVVPGWGIWKADRKYLAAGTFVLFAGAVYKALQTQQEFNAAHAAYKSGATNYFIFALNDPVLQLPANTGERLIGAFLVNKGAFNHYQHLAAEGNDYQYIVGLVYGLQLFYSYYLGVKAEREAALGEGPSSGFKFSFAPSYRPMNFGGNGMGWNGEVKYDFRF, via the coding sequence ATGGCCTATCGTTGGCTTTTTATCATCTGCCTTGTTTGTTTCACACCTAACCTCTTTGGATCTAGCCTAACCCTGAAAAACGGAAAAGTATTACAAGGGAAAGTCGTAAACCAAACTCGTACAGAAGTTCATCTAGAGGTGGATGGCAAGGTTTTAACCATACCGAAGACAGATATCGTAGAATTGAATTTGAAAGATACTCCTAAGCTGGAACCTAAAAAAGAACCAGTCAAACCGAAAGAGGAAGTGAAGAAGGAGCCGGAACCGGAGACTCCTACAGGACCCCGCTGGTACAATAAACCTCGCTGGGCCTATTCTCTTCGTTCTGCTGTGGTCCCTGGCTGGGGGATCTGGAAGGCCGATAGGAAATATCTTGCGGCTGGGACATTTGTTCTCTTTGCCGGAGCGGTATACAAGGCGCTGCAGACCCAGCAGGAGTTCAATGCGGCCCATGCTGCATATAAGAGCGGGGCAACAAATTATTTCATATTTGCCCTCAACGACCCGGTCTTACAACTTCCCGCAAATACCGGGGAAAGATTGATCGGTGCCTTTTTAGTGAATAAGGGTGCGTTCAACCACTACCAGCATCTCGCAGCGGAAGGGAATGATTACCAGTACATCGTAGGTCTCGTCTACGGTTTGCAATTGTTCTATTCCTATTATTTAGGGGTAAAAGCAGAGAGGGAAGCTGCCTTAGGCGAAGGACCAAGCTCAGGTTTTAAATTCAGTTTTGCTCCTTCTTACAGACCTATGAATTTCGGAGGAAATGGAATGGGTTGGAACGGAGAAGTGAAATACGATTTTCGTTTCTAA
- a CDS encoding RNA polymerase sigma factor produces the protein MSEALFFEKLYNKNKDHLFSFIRRSIQDESTALDLLQDTFLNFFKHYTNKELPDEQVSRMILFRIARNLMINHGKSYYQKNVALVGEETSSLFGSKAQGPESQVIEEMEAQNLGKILSELLATLPEEQKTAIELRYSQSCKLEEIAQVLDLSVSGVSRLLERAEKHLLQEGKKRGFHPSSFLKH, from the coding sequence GTGTCCGAAGCCTTGTTTTTCGAAAAACTATACAATAAAAATAAGGATCACTTGTTTTCATTCATTAGGCGCTCGATCCAAGACGAATCGACTGCCTTGGATTTACTCCAAGATACCTTTCTTAACTTCTTTAAACATTACACGAACAAAGAACTCCCGGACGAGCAAGTTTCGAGAATGATCTTATTCAGGATCGCCCGGAACCTAATGATCAATCACGGAAAATCCTACTACCAAAAGAATGTGGCCCTGGTTGGAGAAGAGACTTCTTCTCTTTTCGGTTCCAAAGCCCAGGGTCCTGAAAGCCAAGTGATCGAAGAAATGGAGGCCCAGAATCTGGGCAAGATCCTAAGCGAATTATTAGCAACTCTTCCTGAGGAACAGAAGACCGCGATCGAGCTGCGTTATTCGCAATCCTGCAAATTGGAGGAGATCGCACAGGTCTTAGATCTGTCCGTTTCGGGGGTTTCTAGACTCTTAGAAAGAGCCGAGAAACATCTATTACAAGAAGGCAAAAAGAGAGGGTTCCATCCTTCTTCTTTTTTAAAACATTAG
- a CDS encoding FecR family protein → MNSEFQTFADVLQRTNPASKAPDFDPSWIGKSPRFSVEASIMQSPKDNVVQLTANKKKGWYLAAAAVLLAGIGVGTFFAFSKKEAPVAEGVLLKAAVVFVKGDAKSIKEAPTQLHLGDVLSEGDRIVTGKGGSIDIGLTDSSVIRLKENSELVLKGLRQTDASQIRLSLVSGRILNLVEKEKKNANYFVDTPTVVAAVRGTSFEVNSSPKESSVYVVDGSVEVTPLIHDKTQRVLKIGGLIIVTDEKVEVIEALKKDTFVEYEEMRTNLNGLDKEVLETTQNLKSAKTEQELEEIYDKSIEHIIMKDGRELRGVVVSQKKGKLIVQTLQGSYILDENSVEKILY, encoded by the coding sequence ATGAATTCAGAATTTCAAACATTCGCCGACGTCCTCCAGCGGACAAATCCCGCTTCCAAGGCTCCTGATTTCGATCCTTCTTGGATCGGTAAGTCTCCCCGTTTCTCTGTGGAGGCAAGTATCATGCAATCCCCTAAGGATAATGTAGTACAACTAACCGCAAATAAAAAGAAAGGTTGGTACCTAGCGGCAGCGGCGGTTCTGTTAGCCGGTATTGGAGTAGGCACTTTCTTTGCTTTCTCCAAGAAAGAGGCTCCTGTAGCTGAAGGTGTTCTTCTCAAAGCCGCTGTAGTCTTCGTAAAAGGAGACGCTAAATCCATCAAAGAAGCACCGACCCAATTGCATTTGGGAGATGTCCTCTCCGAAGGCGATAGGATCGTAACCGGCAAGGGTGGATCCATCGACATAGGTCTTACCGACTCCAGCGTAATCCGCTTAAAGGAGAATTCGGAACTCGTCTTGAAAGGACTTCGTCAAACGGATGCTTCTCAGATCAGACTCTCTTTGGTTTCAGGACGTATCTTGAACCTAGTAGAGAAGGAAAAGAAGAACGCGAACTATTTCGTAGATACTCCTACTGTAGTCGCTGCGGTTCGAGGAACTTCCTTCGAAGTAAACTCTTCTCCTAAAGAATCTTCCGTTTATGTTGTGGATGGTTCTGTCGAAGTGACTCCTCTTATTCATGACAAGACTCAAAGAGTTTTGAAAATCGGAGGATTGATCATCGTTACCGACGAGAAAGTAGAAGTCATCGAAGCTCTTAAAAAGGACACTTTTGTTGAATACGAAGAAATGCGTACCAACTTGAACGGCTTAGACAAAGAAGTTTTGGAAACTACTCAAAACCTCAAGTCTGCTAAGACTGAGCAAGAGTTGGAAGAGATCTATGACAAGAGCATCGAACATATCATCATGAAAGATGGTAGAGAGTTAAGAGGAGTGGTTGTTTCTCAGAAAAAAGGAAAACTGATCGTGCAAACTCTGCAAGGATCTTATATCCTGGATGAGAACTCGGTTGAAAAGATCCTCTACTAA
- a CDS encoding DoxX family protein: MFYSLVQTRDGLAPLFLRLGLAICIFPHGAQKAMGWFDGAGFETAMDYFTSTLGAPYFLGVLVIGFEFVGTIALVLGLLTRIWAFGIGVTLVVAASTHASYGFFMNWFGDKGGEGFEYHILAVAMAFALFFFGSGSFSIDRKLSDWSV, encoded by the coding sequence ATGTTCTATTCCTTAGTACAAACGAGAGATGGGCTTGCGCCTCTGTTCCTGAGATTGGGCCTTGCGATCTGTATCTTTCCCCATGGCGCTCAGAAGGCGATGGGCTGGTTCGATGGGGCCGGATTCGAGACCGCGATGGACTATTTCACTTCTACCTTGGGCGCTCCGTATTTCTTGGGGGTCCTCGTGATAGGATTCGAGTTTGTGGGAACGATCGCTTTGGTCTTGGGCCTTCTCACTCGGATCTGGGCTTTCGGGATCGGAGTTACCTTGGTCGTTGCGGCAAGCACTCATGCCTCTTACGGTTTTTTTATGAATTGGTTCGGCGATAAGGGAGGAGAAGGTTTCGAATATCATATCCTGGCAGTTGCCATGGCATTCGCGTTATTCTTTTTTGGTTCCGGTTCTTTTTCTATCGATAGAAAACTTTCCGATTGGTCGGTTTGA
- a CDS encoding ABC-F family ATP-binding cassette domain-containing protein, protein MLQFIDIKHRFGSSTLFEKFSWHIKPGSKVALVGPNGSGKSTLFKMAVGELNPEEGLVSRSKHTEISLFQQIPDFDFEAKVIDTALSKHKHYNEYIKRAEDIHRRMDQVDHDSPEFNSLLEEQSALEEYAFTYGVHELEGKARQIIGGLGFSNEQMEKKVKEFSPGYQHRLGLAIAILNPGNLLLLDEPTNHLDHASKAWLAEYLVSTNRSFVLVTHDPEFLNSTTDTIAELNPSGVLEFKGTLEDYFEHKNELLDKLRIQFKKEEAYLKKRTEWIDRFRAKATKAKAVQSAIKQLEKRDKVDAPEESFWNSKTDYEFNYTPCGNLSFRIEDADFSYEAGGKNIFSGAELHVSNGDKIAIIGPNGAGKSTFLRCVLGIHKLTRGVVTYGPKTRIGYFSQNHHENLDPEKTLLETVLSVYPDYPEVEARKLLGYFSFTDDKVFKKVGLLSGGEQSRLRLALLVRFSSNTLFLDEPTNHLDLVVRDNLKRALQAYPGAVLVISHDPDFLKDLCTRTVSVSNGKVKDLNTSFSDYLRFPPEELEAEGGAIKTYTPAENNDAKDKSRSQKNADKNRIKKLQKDIEQIEAKIALLEKNKANSEELLADPEFYKKRSYQMELDTYNETKAEIARLTENWEKLQTEMESLTSAV, encoded by the coding sequence ATGCTCCAGTTCATCGATATAAAGCACAGGTTCGGTAGCTCCACCCTCTTCGAAAAATTCTCCTGGCATATTAAACCCGGCTCTAAGGTAGCTTTAGTCGGACCGAACGGTTCCGGCAAATCCACTCTATTCAAAATGGCCGTAGGAGAGCTAAACCCAGAAGAAGGTTTAGTCAGTCGATCCAAACATACCGAGATCTCCTTATTCCAACAGATCCCCGACTTCGATTTCGAAGCAAAGGTGATCGATACTGCATTATCTAAGCATAAACATTATAACGAATACATAAAACGCGCCGAGGACATTCACAGAAGAATGGACCAAGTGGACCATGATTCTCCCGAGTTCAATAGCCTTCTCGAAGAACAAAGCGCTTTAGAAGAATACGCATTCACGTACGGTGTCCATGAATTGGAAGGCAAGGCTAGGCAGATCATTGGCGGTTTAGGCTTTTCTAATGAACAAATGGAAAAGAAGGTAAAGGAATTCTCCCCTGGCTACCAACACAGATTAGGACTCGCGATTGCGATCCTGAACCCCGGAAATCTTCTTCTTTTGGATGAACCTACAAACCATTTGGACCATGCGTCCAAGGCATGGCTCGCCGAATATTTAGTGAGCACGAATCGTTCTTTCGTACTAGTAACTCACGATCCTGAATTCCTGAATTCTACTACCGACACGATCGCGGAACTGAATCCTTCCGGAGTATTGGAATTCAAAGGAACTCTTGAAGATTACTTCGAGCATAAGAACGAACTCTTAGATAAGCTACGCATACAATTTAAGAAAGAAGAAGCATATCTCAAGAAGAGAACCGAATGGATCGACAGGTTTAGAGCAAAGGCCACTAAGGCGAAAGCCGTCCAAAGTGCCATCAAGCAATTGGAAAAAAGGGACAAGGTCGACGCTCCCGAAGAATCCTTCTGGAATTCTAAAACGGATTACGAATTCAATTATACTCCTTGCGGAAATCTTTCCTTTAGAATTGAGGATGCGGATTTCTCCTACGAAGCAGGAGGAAAGAATATATTCTCCGGAGCGGAACTCCATGTTTCGAATGGGGATAAGATCGCGATCATAGGTCCGAACGGAGCCGGAAAGTCCACTTTCCTCAGATGTGTATTAGGAATTCATAAACTGACCAGAGGAGTCGTAACCTACGGGCCAAAGACCCGAATAGGATACTTCTCCCAGAACCATCATGAGAATCTGGATCCGGAAAAGACGCTCTTGGAAACTGTACTCTCAGTTTATCCCGATTATCCGGAAGTAGAGGCAAGAAAGCTTCTAGGTTATTTTTCGTTTACCGACGACAAGGTCTTCAAGAAAGTCGGACTCCTTTCGGGAGGAGAGCAGAGTCGGCTCAGGCTAGCACTATTAGTCCGTTTCAGCTCCAATACTCTTTTCTTGGATGAACCAACCAACCACTTGGATCTGGTAGTTCGGGACAATTTAAAGAGAGCCCTGCAAGCATATCCTGGTGCGGTCCTAGTAATCTCTCATGATCCTGATTTCTTAAAAGATCTGTGCACTCGAACCGTTTCCGTATCCAACGGAAAGGTCAAGGATCTGAATACGAGCTTCTCGGATTATCTTCGTTTTCCTCCGGAAGAATTGGAAGCAGAGGGAGGAGCGATTAAAACCTACACTCCTGCAGAGAACAACGATGCTAAAGACAAGAGCAGATCTCAGAAGAATGCCGATAAAAATCGTATCAAGAAACTGCAAAAAGATATAGAACAGATCGAAGCAAAGATCGCACTCTTAGAAAAGAATAAGGCGAATTCGGAAGAACTATTGGCAGATCCGGAATTCTATAAGAAACGCAGTTACCAAATGGAACTGGATACTTATAACGAGACAAAGGCAGAGATTGCTCGTCTCACCGAGAATTGGGAAAAATTGCAAACTGAAATGGAAAGTCTTACTTCCGCAGTCTAA
- a CDS encoding rhodanese-like domain-containing protein, protein MDPKELKARLDARSSGKDDFYLLDVRNPNEQEISIIKGTDLLIPVSELPTRISELDSWKNAGKDIIVYCRSGARSGNACGFMKSSGFTKIFNLEGGILLYSDEVDPSLAKY, encoded by the coding sequence ATGGATCCAAAGGAACTCAAAGCCAGACTAGACGCAAGAAGCTCAGGAAAAGACGACTTCTATTTATTAGATGTGCGTAATCCGAACGAACAAGAGATCAGTATCATCAAAGGAACAGATCTACTCATTCCTGTTTCAGAACTTCCGACTAGAATATCCGAACTGGATTCTTGGAAAAACGCAGGCAAGGATATCATCGTATATTGCCGCTCCGGAGCAAGATCCGGGAACGCATGCGGATTCATGAAGTCCTCCGGATTTACCAAAATATTCAATTTAGAAGGCGGGATCCTTCTCTATTCGGACGAAGTCGATCCTTCTCTTGCAAAATACTGA
- a CDS encoding alpha/beta fold hydrolase, with product MRQKLLLSGVVLLLLLLSILPFVRSKEKVELNDSVRAGAESGNYARLPQGLTHYELSGPEKGKLVVLVHGFSTPYFIWDPVQKLLITEGYRVLRFDLFGRGYSDRPDIVYDIDLFRSQIQDLLNFLHIDGPFDIMGLSMGGPIVASYVAKNPERVKKVVLLDPFTAKAGIFPLAVPFLGEYLNTVIFLPTLPKGIAGDFVNPSKVPKGWVEKYEMQMSFYGFGRAILSTLRNLISKDPRPHFEGLAATNKQVLVFWGDQDHTTPLETGVYVKDLLKSEFVLVKDCGHLPHIEQPEQVLPVISSFLSK from the coding sequence ATGAGACAAAAACTTCTCCTCAGCGGAGTCGTTCTTTTACTTCTTCTTCTATCCATCCTTCCTTTTGTAAGATCAAAGGAGAAGGTGGAATTAAACGATTCCGTTCGAGCAGGGGCCGAGAGTGGGAATTACGCTCGGCTTCCCCAAGGCTTAACTCATTACGAACTCTCCGGTCCTGAAAAAGGAAAACTAGTCGTTCTTGTTCACGGTTTTTCCACTCCATATTTTATTTGGGATCCAGTCCAAAAGCTTCTAATTACAGAAGGATATAGAGTGCTTAGATTCGATCTCTTTGGAAGAGGTTATTCGGATCGTCCAGACATTGTGTACGATATAGATCTATTCCGTTCTCAGATCCAAGATCTATTAAATTTTCTGCATATAGATGGACCTTTTGATATTATGGGACTTTCCATGGGAGGTCCGATCGTTGCTTCCTATGTGGCCAAGAATCCGGAACGTGTGAAGAAGGTAGTGCTCTTGGACCCTTTTACTGCAAAGGCAGGCATCTTTCCTTTGGCGGTTCCTTTTCTCGGGGAATATTTGAACACTGTGATCTTTCTTCCTACCTTGCCGAAAGGGATCGCGGGAGACTTCGTGAATCCTTCCAAGGTGCCAAAAGGCTGGGTGGAAAAATACGAAATGCAGATGAGCTTTTACGGCTTTGGACGGGCTATTCTCTCTACTCTTAGGAATCTGATCTCAAAGGATCCAAGACCTCATTTCGAAGGCCTGGCCGCGACGAATAAGCAAGTATTGGTATTCTGGGGAGATCAGGATCATACGACTCCTCTTGAAACGGGTGTCTATGTAAAAGATCTATTAAAGTCTGAGTTTGTATTAGTGAAGGACTGCGGACACTTACCGCATATAGAACAACCGGAGCAAGTGCTTCCGGTTATCTCTAGTTTCTTGTCTAAATAG
- a CDS encoding TetR/AcrR family transcriptional regulator, whose translation MTAVATRPRRRTRNSLNKESIVQAALDILNEEGIDGLSMRRIAEKLDCSVASPYSHFKSQQDIIKIIISQGEAQLTETLRAARLNGKNCYEKLTLIARAYYDFSGHNQELHKVMFNTVHGHMHRKAFPKLPTSYRVFLETIRAGVRSKEFRIKEEDYPSLARTMYSWMYGIIVLDMTGMLKKRGMGDPLDEGFLFFRKILLDVE comes from the coding sequence ATGACTGCAGTAGCAACACGTCCCAGAAGACGTACTCGTAATAGCTTAAACAAGGAGTCCATCGTCCAAGCGGCCTTGGATATTCTGAACGAAGAAGGAATCGATGGCTTATCCATGAGAAGGATAGCCGAAAAATTGGATTGTAGCGTCGCAAGCCCTTATTCTCACTTTAAGAGCCAACAAGATATTATAAAGATCATTATCTCTCAGGGAGAGGCTCAGTTGACGGAGACCCTTAGAGCGGCTCGTCTGAACGGAAAGAATTGCTACGAAAAACTAACCTTGATCGCTCGTGCGTATTATGATTTTTCCGGGCATAACCAAGAACTTCATAAGGTTATGTTCAATACGGTCCATGGCCATATGCATCGTAAGGCATTTCCGAAACTCCCTACCAGTTATCGTGTTTTCCTCGAAACCATCCGCGCCGGAGTTAGATCCAAAGAGTTCCGTATCAAAGAAGAAGATTATCCTTCTCTTGCAAGGACCATGTATTCTTGGATGTATGGTATCATCGTTCTGGATATGACCGGCATGCTCAAAAAGAGAGGCATGGGCGATCCTTTGGACGAAGGCTTTCTGTTCTTCCGTAAAATTCTCTTAGACGTAGAATGA
- a CDS encoding acetoacetate decarboxylase family protein produces the protein MKASPATKAKPKKKASKSALKSPKKAIDTGSKSASSKRHYPAPWSLTGEGFLFPLFGKKSYNAEMAFLDEEDRKSYKGGLGSLMLVNYERSDVGPYYELLYIPGNFEHKGKNYKRITRIFVSSQTSVEEGILNWAIPKERADFVWKKEGSLTKIEVSRNGKTFFKIKMRSLGFGFPVSTSILPYVLLQKQEDGTKLSTAFIGKGKGKFCRIESVWSDETVFPDFIKGGGFKTGVSADPFDLVFPVAEKVD, from the coding sequence ATGAAAGCAAGTCCTGCAACCAAGGCTAAGCCAAAGAAGAAAGCCTCAAAATCGGCACTCAAATCTCCCAAAAAAGCCATAGATACCGGAAGCAAATCCGCCTCCTCAAAGAGACATTATCCTGCCCCCTGGTCCTTAACAGGAGAAGGATTCTTATTCCCCTTATTCGGAAAAAAATCCTATAACGCCGAAATGGCATTCTTAGACGAAGAAGATAGAAAGTCCTACAAGGGAGGACTAGGCTCCTTGATGCTTGTGAACTATGAAAGATCCGATGTAGGACCGTATTACGAACTTTTATATATTCCAGGAAACTTCGAACATAAGGGCAAAAATTACAAAAGGATCACTCGCATCTTCGTATCCAGTCAAACTTCCGTAGAAGAAGGCATCCTAAATTGGGCCATTCCGAAAGAAAGAGCGGACTTCGTTTGGAAGAAGGAAGGATCTCTTACTAAGATAGAAGTCTCCCGCAACGGAAAGACATTCTTCAAAATAAAAATGCGATCCTTGGGTTTTGGATTTCCTGTAAGCACATCCATTCTACCATATGTTCTCTTACAAAAACAAGAAGATGGGACCAAGCTTAGCACTGCGTTCATCGGAAAAGGAAAGGGCAAGTTCTGCAGGATCGAATCCGTTTGGTCGGACGAGACAGTATTCCCTGACTTTATCAAGGGCGGAGGTTTCAAAACCGGCGTCTCCGCGGATCCATTCGACCTGGTCTTTCCAGTCGCGGAAAAAGTGGATTAA
- a CDS encoding acetyl-CoA C-acetyltransferase, whose protein sequence is MEEAVILDGIRTPFGNFGGTLKDVSAVDLGVLVSKSLLERTGVNPANIGESIFGNVVPTGKEAIYLARHIGLKTGLPITVPALTLNRLCGSGMEAIIQAAKKIYLGESEAVLAGGSESMSNAPYVVRNARWGIKYGSAEFEDSLEQGLTDQYVGLIMGATAENLADQYKISRAEQDEWAGISQTRAEKATVEGRLKEEILPVTVGGKKPVTLEKDEFIKGASSIEKLGGLRPAFREGGTVTAGNASGLNDGAAATIVTSASYAKKIGKKPLAIIRGYGHAGCDPAKMGIGPALAIPIALKKAGLKLSDMSLVEVNEAFAAQYLAVQKELGLNPEITNVNGGAVAIGHPLGASGARVTITLAYELRRRKAKYGVASLCIGGGQGIALILENPEA, encoded by the coding sequence ATGGAAGAAGCGGTCATACTAGACGGAATACGGACCCCATTCGGGAATTTCGGTGGGACATTAAAGGACGTAAGCGCCGTTGATCTAGGAGTATTGGTCTCCAAATCACTTTTGGAAAGAACAGGGGTCAATCCTGCCAATATAGGAGAATCCATTTTCGGGAATGTGGTTCCTACCGGAAAAGAAGCCATCTATTTAGCCAGACATATAGGATTAAAAACAGGATTGCCTATTACAGTTCCGGCTCTTACACTCAATCGTCTTTGCGGTTCCGGAATGGAAGCGATCATCCAAGCTGCCAAAAAGATCTACTTAGGAGAAAGCGAAGCTGTTCTCGCGGGCGGCTCCGAATCCATGAGCAATGCTCCGTATGTTGTGCGTAACGCAAGATGGGGTATCAAATACGGTTCCGCAGAATTCGAGGATTCTTTAGAGCAAGGTCTCACCGACCAGTATGTTGGCCTGATCATGGGAGCCACTGCTGAAAATCTGGCGGACCAGTACAAGATCAGCAGAGCCGAGCAGGATGAGTGGGCAGGGATCTCCCAAACCAGAGCCGAAAAAGCGACGGTCGAAGGCAGATTGAAAGAAGAGATCCTTCCGGTTACTGTAGGAGGCAAGAAGCCTGTTACATTAGAAAAAGATGAATTTATTAAGGGAGCTTCTTCCATCGAAAAACTGGGAGGACTTCGTCCTGCGTTTAGAGAAGGTGGAACGGTTACTGCCGGGAATGCGTCCGGACTGAATGACGGAGCGGCTGCTACTATCGTAACTTCTGCTTCTTATGCCAAGAAAATCGGAAAGAAACCTTTGGCAATCATCCGAGGATACGGACATGCAGGCTGCGATCCTGCGAAAATGGGAATAGGACCCGCTCTTGCAATCCCTATCGCTCTTAAAAAAGCGGGACTCAAACTCTCCGACATGAGCCTAGTAGAAGTCAATGAAGCATTTGCGGCTCAGTATCTTGCAGTCCAAAAAGAATTGGGACTGAATCCGGAGATCACCAATGTAAACGGTGGAGCGGTAGCGATCGGACACCCGCTGGGAGCGAGTGGAGCCAGAGTGACAATCACCCTAGCTTATGAACTCAGACGCAGAAAGGCAAAATACGGAGTCGCCTCACTCTGTATAGGCGGCGGTCAAGGGATCGCTTTGATCCTGGAAAATCCGGAAGCTTAA
- a CDS encoding LLM class flavin-dependent oxidoreductase: MIQLSVLDQSPIRKGGTAFQAVQETIELAKLADRLGYTRYWVSEHHNILGLAGSSPEVLISHLAGETKGIRVGSGGIMLPNHSSLKVAENFRMLETLFPGRIDLGLGRAPGGDRLTAAILNPSNSFVQNDFVQQLIDLKDFLTDNAEPDSIQTKVKAIPVCETVPEMWILTSSGESALIAAHFGMALSFAQFINPTGGYASIKAYKDRFQPSEALQAPRASVGIFVLCAETKEKAEEMQAIMDRQLLNIEKGISEGILSYEEIKPYVYSDYERVRLLHNRGRMIAGTPEVVKNRILEMTEEYEIDEVVVSTITYDFKDRLRSYELLAEAFELEKR; encoded by the coding sequence ATGATCCAACTTAGCGTCTTAGACCAATCTCCGATCCGAAAAGGAGGGACTGCCTTCCAAGCGGTCCAGGAAACAATAGAGCTTGCAAAACTTGCCGATCGTTTGGGCTACACTCGGTATTGGGTGTCGGAGCATCATAATATCCTTGGACTGGCTGGATCTTCTCCGGAAGTCTTGATCTCTCATTTGGCGGGAGAAACCAAAGGAATTCGAGTAGGCTCCGGCGGGATCATGCTCCCCAATCATAGTTCCCTGAAAGTTGCGGAGAATTTTAGAATGCTCGAGACTTTGTTTCCAGGAAGAATAGATCTTGGATTAGGCAGAGCACCAGGAGGAGATAGACTGACCGCAGCCATATTAAATCCTTCTAATAGTTTTGTTCAAAATGATTTTGTACAGCAACTGATCGATCTGAAAGACTTCTTAACGGATAACGCGGAGCCGGATTCCATCCAAACCAAGGTGAAGGCGATTCCTGTTTGTGAAACTGTTCCTGAAATGTGGATCCTAACGTCTAGCGGGGAGAGTGCTCTCATTGCAGCTCATTTTGGAATGGCCCTGTCCTTCGCTCAGTTCATCAATCCTACTGGAGGATACGCAAGCATCAAGGCGTACAAGGATAGATTTCAGCCTTCGGAAGCGTTACAAGCGCCGAGAGCGAGCGTGGGCATTTTCGTACTCTGCGCGGAAACAAAAGAAAAAGCAGAAGAAATGCAAGCCATTATGGACAGGCAGCTTCTCAATATTGAAAAAGGGATCAGTGAGGGAATTCTTTCGTATGAAGAGATAAAGCCCTACGTCTATTCAGACTATGAAAGGGTCCGACTTCTTCATAATCGCGGAAGAATGATTGCGGGAACACCCGAGGTAGTAAAGAATAGGATTCTGGAGATGACCGAAGAATACGAAATAGACGAGGTCGTGGTCTCCACAATTACGTACGATTTTAAGGATAGGCTCCGCTCTTACGAACTTCTTGCAGAAGCTTTCGAGCTGGAAAAACGGTAA
- a CDS encoding SDR family NAD(P)-dependent oxidoreductase yields MDTQLKDKTALVTGSTAGIGFAIALSLAKEGAHVIVNGRTKSRVEEAISHIKKEVPSASLSGVEADFSKQAEVSSIVSKFPNVDILVNNVGIFEPKDFTDIPDDDWIRFFEVNVLSGVRLSRAYLPSMLKKNWGRILFISSESGIQIPNEMIHYGVTKSAQISLSRGLAELTKGTNVTVNSVLPGPTRSEGVEGFLEDLAKQQNTSTDTIEKEFFKNARPTSLLQRFATVEEVANMVTYLSSPLSSATNGAAIRVDGGVVKSAF; encoded by the coding sequence GTGGATACACAATTAAAAGATAAAACAGCATTAGTTACTGGTTCAACCGCCGGGATAGGATTCGCAATCGCTCTTAGTTTGGCAAAAGAAGGGGCCCACGTCATTGTAAACGGAAGGACCAAATCCAGAGTTGAAGAAGCAATTTCTCATATCAAAAAAGAGGTTCCGTCAGCTTCTCTTTCGGGAGTAGAGGCGGATTTTTCAAAGCAGGCAGAAGTCTCTTCTATCGTATCAAAATTTCCTAATGTAGACATTTTAGTGAATAACGTAGGCATCTTCGAGCCGAAGGATTTCACGGATATCCCGGACGACGATTGGATCCGTTTTTTTGAGGTGAATGTTCTGAGTGGGGTCCGCCTTTCCAGGGCTTATCTCCCTTCTATGCTTAAGAAAAATTGGGGAAGGATCCTATTCATTTCCAGCGAGTCCGGGATACAGATCCCGAATGAAATGATCCATTACGGGGTTACAAAAAGCGCCCAGATCTCTCTAAGTCGTGGACTTGCAGAATTGACCAAGGGGACGAATGTAACGGTGAATTCTGTCCTCCCTGGACCGACCCGCTCCGAAGGAGTAGAGGGATTCCTAGAAGATCTTGCTAAACAGCAAAACACTAGCACTGATACGATAGAAAAGGAATTCTTTAAGAATGCTCGCCCTACTTCTCTTCTGCAAAGATTCGCAACTGTAGAAGAAGTCGCAAATATGGTAACTTATCTTTCTTCTCCTCTTTCATCAGCGACGAATGGCGCGGCGATCCGAGTGGATGGAGGAGTAGTGAAGTCTGCGTTTTAG